One stretch of Pedobacter riviphilus DNA includes these proteins:
- a CDS encoding SusC/RagA family TonB-linked outer membrane protein yields the protein MKKLLQSLFLLMFVTINAIAQDRTISGTVTSKEDGLPLPGVNVKIKNSDKGTVTSPTGKYTLQVGGSNVSLEFSYLGYVTKTIILGNSNTVNVILSEDSKTLTDVVVVGYGTQSKRNVTSARVGVTADEIKEQPVPSVAQALQGRMAGVQISSGSGRPGAPIAINIRGRSSITAGNNPLYVVDGVILPSNSGTTPSSAGAGVSALANINPEDILTVDVLKDAASAAIYGSRGSNGVVIITTKGGNKSGKSTINVSAYTGAQSLTKTRDLLSASEYRMMYNEARVNTGLSALFTQQQIDNPTANVNWLDEILNHNSRTNNIQLSIASGASEKTQFYSSLNYFDQDGALKFGGFKRYALRTNVTHDITDFLRVGSNLAISRSYRQESPVDNSIYSPFPRALVARPDQPIYNADGTFAANDYNNPLHMFQSVNYVNLSNIFNSTYAEVKILPELKFRSAVGIDYTYLDQRTYNPITSLSGQGSNGSGSSGYVQTENYLATQTLSYNKSFFDNRLNVDGTAVYEFQWNNQADNRIDGTNFPSDLTPYVGSAAQKANGTAGLTYFKIESMLARLNLAWDGKYLLGGSIRRDGSSKIPKKGRYGYFPSVSGGWIISEEDFLKNNPVVSFLKLRASYGSTGNQEGIGNFTSRRLIGSGFNYNDTPGLALNAIGSPDLKWETTNQFDLGLEIGVLNNRIEISADYFKKKTKDLLLNRPIPSTTGFTTILENIGSLEGHGFDFQLTSKNFVGEFKWNTSFNISTYKNKVTSLYNDQPIDGSFATRTAVGQPLGAFFLIKSLG from the coding sequence ATGAAAAAACTTCTACAAAGTTTGTTCTTATTGATGTTTGTCACAATAAATGCGATAGCTCAGGATAGAACAATTTCTGGTACGGTTACATCTAAAGAAGATGGATTGCCTTTACCAGGGGTAAATGTTAAAATCAAGAACAGTGATAAAGGCACTGTCACTTCCCCTACAGGTAAATATACGTTGCAAGTAGGCGGCTCTAATGTTTCATTAGAATTTTCTTATTTGGGATATGTTACCAAAACCATTATACTTGGAAACTCCAATACTGTAAACGTAATTTTGTCCGAAGACAGTAAGACCCTTACAGATGTTGTAGTGGTAGGGTATGGTACGCAATCTAAAAGGAACGTAACTTCTGCGCGTGTAGGTGTTACTGCTGATGAGATTAAAGAACAACCAGTTCCTAGCGTGGCACAAGCTTTACAAGGCAGGATGGCCGGTGTACAAATCTCTTCTGGATCAGGTAGACCAGGAGCTCCAATAGCCATCAATATACGCGGCCGTTCTTCAATTACCGCAGGAAATAATCCTCTTTATGTTGTGGATGGTGTAATCTTGCCAAGTAATAGTGGAACTACACCTTCTTCTGCTGGTGCTGGCGTTTCTGCTTTAGCGAATATCAATCCAGAAGATATTTTAACTGTTGATGTGCTAAAAGATGCGGCTTCAGCTGCTATTTATGGTTCGCGTGGTTCTAATGGCGTTGTGATTATTACAACAAAAGGAGGAAATAAATCTGGAAAATCAACAATTAACGTTTCGGCTTACACCGGTGCACAATCTTTAACAAAAACACGTGATTTATTAAGTGCATCTGAGTACAGGATGATGTATAATGAGGCTAGGGTTAATACCGGACTGTCGGCTTTGTTTACACAACAACAGATCGATAATCCTACAGCAAATGTTAATTGGTTAGATGAGATTTTAAATCATAATTCAAGAACTAATAATATTCAATTATCTATTGCTTCTGGCGCAAGTGAGAAAACACAGTTTTACTCTTCGTTGAACTATTTCGATCAGGATGGAGCATTAAAATTCGGTGGCTTTAAAAGATATGCCTTAAGAACAAACGTTACTCATGACATTACTGACTTTTTAAGAGTAGGAAGTAATTTGGCTATTTCACGTTCTTATAGACAGGAATCGCCTGTAGATAACAGTATCTATTCGCCGTTTCCACGTGCTCTAGTCGCGAGGCCCGATCAGCCTATTTATAACGCCGATGGAACTTTTGCCGCCAATGATTATAACAATCCATTGCATATGTTTCAGTCGGTTAACTACGTTAATCTTTCTAATATTTTTAACTCTACATATGCAGAGGTTAAGATTTTGCCAGAGTTAAAATTCAGATCGGCAGTTGGTATCGACTATACATATCTTGATCAAAGAACATACAATCCCATCACTTCATTGTCAGGTCAGGGATCAAATGGATCAGGATCTTCTGGCTATGTGCAGACTGAAAACTATTTGGCAACGCAAACTTTGTCATATAACAAAAGCTTTTTTGATAACCGTTTAAATGTTGACGGAACCGCAGTATATGAATTTCAATGGAATAATCAGGCCGACAATAGAATTGATGGCACAAACTTTCCATCAGATTTAACACCCTACGTTGGTTCTGCAGCTCAAAAAGCGAATGGAACAGCAGGCTTAACCTATTTCAAAATAGAATCGATGCTTGCGAGGTTGAATTTGGCCTGGGATGGCAAATACCTTTTAGGTGGATCAATCAGAAGAGATGGATCATCGAAAATCCCTAAAAAAGGTAGATATGGTTATTTCCCATCTGTTTCTGGAGGTTGGATTATTAGTGAAGAAGATTTTCTGAAAAATAACCCTGTTGTAAGTTTCTTAAAATTAAGAGCTAGCTATGGTTCAACAGGTAATCAAGAGGGAATTGGTAATTTTACGTCGAGAAGATTAATCGGTTCTGGGTTCAACTACAATGATACACCAGGATTAGCACTGAATGCGATTGGTAGCCCTGATCTGAAGTGGGAAACTACAAACCAATTTGACTTAGGCTTGGAAATAGGTGTATTAAACAATAGAATTGAAATTTCTGCCGATTATTTCAAGAAGAAGACAAAAGATTTATTGTTGAATCGTCCAATCCCAAGTACAACAGGATTCACAACAATCTTAGAAAATATTGGAAGTTTGGAAGGACATGGTTTTGACTTCCAGTTAACCAGTAAAAACTTTGTGGGAGAGTTTAAATGGAATACCTCATTCAATATCTCAACATACAAAAACAAAGTAACGTCGTTATATAATGATCAGCCGATTGATGGTTCTTTTGCAACCAGAACTGCCGTTGGGCAACCTCTGGGAGCTTTCTTCCTAATCAAATCATTGGGGTAG
- a CDS encoding DUF1735 domain-containing protein, which yields MKKNIFKSIILLLAVTSLTSCLKDDSLVLDPAKGHNVIEFANPAQIAVNGTPSPLYVFSYDAASTPTLPITISYSGPEAVAPQDITVKFTVGSQAKIDEYNTATSNHYVMLKPASYTLSTNEVVIKAGTSKATFNIALKPSTFDFAVSEVLPLTITSASSGIISGNFSTILLNLGAKNKFDGVYTYYALHEAPDRPTFLTGTEFKYPNDVELRTSGAAKNNLYNTYYGDFLIPLFTSTGGTSGFGQTNLLLEFDPATNKVISASNAITAATNGRKMNLDLTANNYFDPATHNVYVTYFMTQPGFSPFKITARLVYKGSR from the coding sequence ATGAAAAAAAATATTTTTAAATCTATAATACTTTTACTTGCGGTGACCTCACTTACCTCTTGTTTAAAAGACGATAGCTTGGTGTTAGATCCTGCAAAAGGCCATAACGTTATCGAATTTGCCAATCCAGCGCAAATAGCTGTTAATGGAACACCGTCTCCTTTGTACGTTTTCTCTTATGATGCGGCGTCTACGCCTACACTCCCAATAACAATCAGTTACTCTGGGCCAGAAGCAGTAGCACCTCAAGATATCACAGTTAAATTTACTGTAGGCAGCCAAGCAAAAATTGATGAATACAATACTGCAACTTCTAATCATTATGTAATGCTGAAACCTGCTAGTTATACTTTATCAACAAATGAAGTAGTGATTAAAGCCGGTACCAGCAAAGCAACTTTCAATATTGCGTTAAAGCCTTCAACCTTTGATTTTGCAGTTTCAGAGGTATTGCCTCTAACTATTACTTCAGCTTCTTCTGGTATCATTAGTGGAAACTTCAGTACAATTTTATTGAATCTTGGAGCGAAAAATAAATTTGATGGCGTTTATACATATTACGCATTACATGAAGCACCAGATAGACCAACTTTTCTAACTGGAACAGAATTTAAGTATCCGAATGATGTCGAATTAAGAACCTCAGGCGCTGCTAAAAATAACTTATATAATACTTACTACGGTGATTTCTTAATCCCATTATTTACAAGTACAGGTGGTACAAGCGGTTTTGGACAAACTAATTTACTATTAGAATTTGATCCAGCTACGAATAAAGTTATTTCTGCTTCAAATGCAATTACTGCTGCAACTAACGGAAGAAAAATGAATTTAGATCTGACGGCTAACAATTATTTTGATCCTGCTACACATAATGTATATGTAACATATTTTATGACTCAGCCGGGTTTCAGCCCTTTCAAAATTACAGCAAGATTAGTTTATAAAGGATCTAGATAA
- a CDS encoding SusD/RagB family nutrient-binding outer membrane lipoprotein, with amino-acid sequence MKKILNLLLIGAVAVGFSACKKYLDINTNTNNATTATPALVLPQAIVGSASIVQSLNAAYYFPGGFAANIYGVGGYGAGVTYAYTAGSFVTGFSSSYDNALDYQYVIDNTSGTPSLAYSTAIARIMKAFVFSKIVDQYNDVPYSEALKGNALLTPKYDKAEDIYKDLISQLTSTINAITAAQAGTVANTVVASADPLFKGDMNLWKKFANTLKLRMLVKMAGVPAQASYATTEFAALNTTIGFLTTDALVNPGYVKAINSQGVSQQNPNYGSLAFGTDNTRSQGQAIPTRWIMSFYNGLKLSDPGRGAVIYRGYPSTAVNQLGEENTTSSQVPPSGSTSWFTGVDANTPGLGVAKGPSQGQPLILAAESNFLQAEAYTRGYLTGNAKNAFMAGITASFNYLYQNQSNVVDASKNVNADVATYLTANTASRLVNFDLALTTDQKIEAIITQKYIALNVIHSDEAFNEFKRTTYPAIVNGSQDPLLTFASKQSVSTRPDKLIGRVLYPQSEYNLNPTNVPSVTLFGSRIFWDLN; translated from the coding sequence ATGAAAAAGATTTTAAACCTTTTATTGATAGGTGCCGTTGCGGTTGGTTTTTCAGCATGCAAAAAATACCTTGATATAAATACTAATACGAATAATGCAACTACAGCAACACCTGCGCTTGTTTTGCCTCAGGCAATTGTAGGGTCTGCTTCTATTGTCCAATCATTAAATGCTGCATACTATTTCCCAGGGGGATTTGCTGCCAATATTTATGGTGTTGGTGGGTATGGAGCGGGCGTAACTTATGCATACACTGCTGGAAGTTTTGTTACAGGATTTTCATCTTCATATGATAATGCCCTTGATTATCAGTATGTAATCGACAATACTTCTGGTACTCCTTCGTTAGCCTATTCAACGGCTATTGCCCGGATAATGAAAGCTTTCGTTTTTTCGAAAATTGTAGATCAATACAATGATGTGCCATATTCAGAAGCATTAAAAGGAAATGCCCTTTTAACGCCAAAGTATGATAAAGCTGAAGATATCTATAAAGACTTAATTTCTCAACTTACATCTACTATTAATGCTATTACAGCTGCTCAAGCTGGTACTGTGGCAAATACTGTTGTTGCAAGTGCCGATCCTTTATTTAAAGGAGATATGAATTTATGGAAAAAGTTTGCCAATACGCTGAAATTAAGAATGTTGGTTAAAATGGCTGGCGTGCCTGCACAAGCATCATATGCAACTACTGAATTTGCCGCTTTAAATACAACGATTGGATTCTTGACTACAGATGCATTGGTTAATCCTGGCTATGTTAAGGCAATAAATTCACAAGGTGTTAGTCAGCAAAATCCTAATTATGGAAGTCTTGCATTTGGTACAGATAATACTAGGTCTCAGGGTCAGGCAATCCCAACAAGGTGGATAATGAGTTTCTATAATGGTCTAAAGTTATCTGATCCGGGACGTGGTGCGGTTATCTACAGAGGTTACCCATCTACAGCTGTTAACCAATTAGGTGAAGAAAATACAACTTCAAGTCAGGTTCCTCCTTCAGGGTCTACTTCATGGTTCACGGGTGTTGATGCAAATACACCTGGTTTGGGTGTAGCAAAAGGGCCTTCTCAGGGTCAACCTTTAATATTAGCTGCCGAAAGTAACTTTTTGCAAGCTGAGGCTTATACAAGAGGATATTTAACTGGTAATGCTAAAAATGCTTTCATGGCAGGTATCACCGCATCATTTAATTACTTATACCAAAACCAGAGCAATGTGGTTGATGCAAGTAAAAATGTAAATGCTGATGTTGCAACTTATTTAACAGCCAATACTGCTAGCCGATTAGTAAATTTTGATTTAGCGCTAACTACAGATCAAAAAATCGAGGCCATTATTACTCAAAAGTATATTGCTTTGAATGTAATTCACAGCGACGAAGCCTTTAACGAGTTTAAGCGTACAACTTATCCAGCAATTGTTAATGGATCACAAGATCCTCTTTTAACGTTTGCATCTAAACAATCTGTTTCAACACGCCCAGATAAATTGATTGGAAGGGTTCTTTATCCTCAGTCTGAGTATAACTTAAACCCTACTAACGTTCCTTCAGTAACGTTATTTGGATCACGTATTTTTTGGGACTTAAATTAA
- a CDS encoding SusC/RagA family TonB-linked outer membrane protein produces MIGGGTIRQNTYKTVNVNTNGGLAQGGFFNINNGLGNSGASEADYKARQIGLYGDVRLGFKDYLYLHVTGRNDWRSILSAENRSFFYPSADISFIASDAIPLLKNSKVIESLKIRGGVSKVGNVNLGNSSNFGAYSLLPTFGSAYGYPFNGIPGYTLGGQVVSANIKPEMTLAYEGGVDFALFKSRITGSFTYYNTSTTDQTVPIDIASSTGFTKFLTNTGEVSNKGVETSIRVVPVRNPTSGLEVSVGANYTYNQNKVLSIGNGLSQISLSGSATTGLGVWAIEGQSFPSLKGSDYVRDSQGRIIVDRITGFPSNTTGTFVLGNTEPRHRLGLDAAASFKGFRLAALFEYRGGFVMAQSSGSYDFSGAGIRTTYFNRERFVVPNSSYLDPVTNTYVENTNITTRTGGVDFWTNGPTNTAVGTNYVYSAAFWKLRELSLGYDIPRSVLGNIKYVKAARISVQGRNLFIWTPKTNIYTDPEYSSAGSDNNGIGIVNLGQTPPARFYGATLSLTF; encoded by the coding sequence GTGATAGGTGGTGGTACGATTAGACAAAATACTTACAAAACGGTTAATGTTAATACCAATGGGGGATTAGCCCAAGGTGGTTTCTTTAACATAAACAACGGCTTAGGTAATTCTGGTGCCAGTGAAGCTGATTATAAAGCTAGGCAAATCGGTTTATATGGTGATGTCCGTTTAGGTTTTAAAGATTATTTATATCTACACGTTACAGGTAGAAATGACTGGAGGTCTATTTTGTCTGCTGAAAACAGATCATTCTTCTACCCATCTGCAGATATTTCATTCATTGCATCTGATGCAATCCCTTTATTAAAAAACTCAAAAGTTATTGAGTCGTTAAAGATTAGAGGTGGTGTGTCTAAAGTGGGTAATGTTAACTTAGGTAACAGCTCTAACTTTGGTGCTTATTCATTATTGCCAACATTTGGTTCTGCTTATGGATATCCTTTTAATGGAATTCCGGGATATACCTTAGGTGGTCAAGTTGTTTCTGCGAACATTAAACCAGAGATGACTTTGGCGTATGAAGGTGGTGTTGATTTTGCTTTGTTTAAATCAAGAATAACAGGTAGCTTTACTTATTACAATACCAGTACAACAGATCAAACTGTGCCTATCGATATTGCAAGCTCTACCGGTTTTACTAAATTTTTAACCAATACTGGTGAGGTATCAAACAAAGGTGTAGAAACTTCAATTCGTGTTGTTCCAGTTAGAAACCCTACTAGTGGATTAGAAGTTTCAGTTGGTGCAAACTATACTTATAATCAAAATAAAGTTCTATCAATTGGTAATGGACTAAGCCAAATTTCATTATCTGGTTCAGCAACAACTGGTTTAGGAGTATGGGCAATTGAGGGTCAATCATTCCCTTCATTAAAAGGATCTGACTATGTTAGAGATTCTCAGGGTAGAATCATTGTTGATCGCATTACCGGTTTTCCAAGCAACACAACAGGAACTTTTGTTCTTGGAAACACTGAACCTAGACATCGTTTAGGCTTAGATGCTGCTGCATCATTTAAAGGCTTCCGTTTGGCTGCTTTATTTGAATATAGAGGCGGTTTCGTAATGGCACAAAGCTCAGGTAGCTACGATTTTTCTGGTGCTGGTATCAGAACAACCTATTTTAACCGTGAGCGTTTCGTAGTTCCAAACTCATCTTATTTAGATCCGGTTACCAATACCTATGTTGAAAACACTAACATTACAACAAGAACCGGTGGTGTAGATTTCTGGACTAACGGACCAACAAATACTGCGGTCGGTACCAATTATGTTTATTCAGCAGCTTTCTGGAAACTAAGAGAATTATCTTTAGGATATGATATTCCAAGATCTGTTTTAGGAAATATTAAATATGTAAAAGCAGCCCGTATCAGTGTACAAGGTAGAAATTTATTTATCTGGACACCTAAAACGAATATCTACACGGATCCGGAGTATAGTTCTGCTGGTTCTGATAATAATGGTATTGGTATTGTTAACTTAGGCCAAACACCTCCTGCAAGATTCTACGGAGCAACTTTATCATTAACATTTTAA
- a CDS encoding carboxypeptidase-like regulatory domain-containing protein, which translates to MKKLLQSLFILVLCASSAFAQERTVSGTVTSQEDGLPVPGASVRVKEIPTLGAQTGANGKFSLNVPRNGKTLVVTFLGYATKEFIIPANNVVNAVLNSDVTSLNEVVVTAGGITIQRRQQGNQSTTVKAEELTQGKAFNVASALTGKVAGLQVNAVSSGVNPSVRLVLRGNRSLLGNNQALVVVDNVIVPSDILGNLNPEDIENIEVLNGAGAAALYGSDASNGALIIQTKKGKRGSSTINVSHTTNVEQVSFLPQLQERFGSGTGNDDVPTYTPFENQQYGPAFDGVVRPIGKPLADGSIQSVPYSFNADENKNAFWETGVSNQTDFNVSSGDDKGTYYFSGQYFDQKSTVPGDKYNRFTMRVNGERNLGNNVTFSFNANYVQNRYNQSSAIATVFDNVLQSPGQIPLTRYSDYKNDPFSTPDGYYNEYYQNPYFALGNNRSITRNDYLTGNVQLKWYPIKELSLLVRASLSNRSFANKSTTDKFTYSDYRLKETPNFSNVVGE; encoded by the coding sequence ATGAAAAAACTTCTACAAAGTTTGTTCATTCTTGTGCTATGCGCCTCCTCAGCGTTTGCCCAAGAAAGAACAGTATCTGGTACAGTAACATCTCAAGAAGATGGTCTTCCTGTACCTGGTGCATCGGTAAGGGTAAAAGAAATCCCTACTTTAGGTGCTCAAACGGGCGCCAACGGAAAATTTTCACTAAATGTTCCAAGAAATGGTAAAACTTTAGTGGTAACCTTTTTAGGTTATGCAACAAAAGAGTTTATTATCCCTGCAAACAACGTTGTTAACGCTGTTTTAAATTCAGATGTCACCTCATTAAATGAGGTTGTGGTTACTGCGGGCGGTATCACCATTCAGCGTCGTCAACAGGGTAACCAATCTACTACCGTAAAAGCTGAAGAGCTAACTCAGGGTAAAGCATTTAACGTAGCAAGTGCCTTAACTGGTAAAGTTGCTGGTTTACAGGTAAATGCTGTAAGTAGCGGTGTTAATCCTAGCGTACGTTTAGTTTTAAGGGGTAACCGTTCGTTATTGGGTAATAACCAGGCTTTGGTTGTTGTTGATAACGTAATCGTGCCTAGTGATATCTTAGGGAACTTAAATCCTGAAGATATTGAGAACATCGAAGTATTAAATGGCGCGGGTGCTGCTGCACTTTACGGATCAGACGCTTCTAATGGTGCATTAATTATCCAAACTAAAAAAGGTAAAAGAGGGTCTTCTACAATTAATGTAAGCCATACCACTAACGTAGAGCAAGTAAGTTTCTTGCCTCAGTTGCAAGAACGTTTTGGCTCTGGTACAGGAAATGATGATGTGCCGACCTATACCCCGTTTGAAAACCAACAATATGGTCCGGCATTTGACGGTGTTGTGCGCCCAATTGGTAAACCTTTAGCAGATGGATCTATCCAATCAGTACCTTACTCATTCAATGCTGATGAGAATAAAAATGCTTTTTGGGAAACAGGTGTTTCAAATCAAACAGATTTTAACGTTTCTTCTGGAGACGATAAAGGTACCTATTATTTTTCTGGGCAGTATTTTGATCAAAAAAGTACAGTTCCTGGTGATAAATATAATAGGTTTACCATGCGTGTTAACGGAGAGCGTAATTTAGGTAACAATGTCACATTCAGTTTTAACGCTAATTATGTTCAAAACCGTTATAATCAATCAAGTGCTATTGCTACTGTTTTTGATAACGTTCTTCAGTCACCGGGTCAGATTCCACTAACAAGATATAGTGATTATAAAAACGATCCTTTTTCTACTCCAGATGGATATTATAATGAATACTATCAAAATCCTTATTTTGCATTAGGTAATAACCGTAGTATTACGCGTAACGATTATTTAACTGGTAATGTGCAGTTAAAATGGTATCCAATTAAAGAATTGTCTTTATTGGTTAGGGCAAGTTTATCAAACCGTAGTTTTGCAAATAAATCTACAACAGATAAATTTACTTATTCAGACTACAGATTAAAAGAAACGCCAAACTTTTCAAACGTTGTGGGGGAGTAA
- a CDS encoding lipid-binding protein — protein MKKYFYILTLFVLSISACKKDEPVGGTAVQDLSGEWWIQIDGTGAYYKISTYNTADNSSTQMWLNLTDLWGNADNTVFGKVNVNLDSKSFSGQSIANAGTYPGGLTFAVTNGKVTPNGTVGPSSKAPTDAIALDVVFSDDEHPGTVYHLKGYHRTKFVGDDH, from the coding sequence ATGAAAAAATATTTTTATATACTAACACTTTTTGTACTAAGCATATCGGCTTGTAAAAAAGATGAGCCCGTTGGAGGTACAGCTGTGCAAGATTTATCTGGCGAATGGTGGATACAGATTGATGGTACCGGAGCTTATTATAAAATATCTACTTATAATACGGCCGATAATTCGTCAACCCAAATGTGGTTGAATTTGACCGATCTTTGGGGGAATGCCGATAATACTGTATTTGGAAAAGTTAATGTAAATCTAGACAGCAAAAGCTTTTCAGGACAAAGTATTGCCAATGCAGGGACATACCCCGGGGGGTTAACCTTTGCGGTAACCAATGGGAAGGTTACTCCAAATGGCACTGTTGGGCCGTCGTCGAAAGCACCAACGGATGCTATTGCACTCGATGTTGTGTTTTCTGATGACGAGCATCCTGGTACAGTTTACCATCTTAAAGGATACCACAGAACCAAATTTGTTGGTGACGACCATTAA
- a CDS encoding immunoglobulin-like domain-containing protein: protein MKKYLAIIILGVISMTYSSCKKESFDYPEGYVGISKVTIYPIITMKGDKYVAVAKGGTYTDAGATAAAGSSNITVKVTGLPNTAVAGVYLITYSAENSDGFSATATRSVVVYDTKADALANDFSGNYLRAATGAITKWTKLAPGAYLVNNPGGAATGTTVNVIAINPTGSVIDIPQQNTDSGPWGSNTESKDLTTGNYSWAVENPGYGGQVRTFVKQ, encoded by the coding sequence ATGAAAAAATATTTAGCAATAATCATATTGGGAGTTATAAGCATGACTTATAGCTCTTGCAAAAAAGAGTCATTTGATTACCCGGAAGGTTATGTCGGCATTTCTAAAGTAACTATATATCCAATAATAACGATGAAAGGTGATAAGTATGTTGCTGTAGCAAAGGGAGGTACCTATACTGATGCAGGTGCTACTGCTGCAGCTGGTTCAAGCAACATAACGGTAAAAGTAACAGGATTACCAAATACAGCTGTAGCTGGTGTTTATTTAATTACCTATTCTGCTGAAAATAGCGATGGTTTTTCGGCAACTGCAACAAGATCAGTAGTGGTATACGATACCAAGGCCGATGCATTAGCTAACGACTTCTCGGGCAATTACCTCAGGGCAGCTACCGGAGCCATTACAAAATGGACAAAACTGGCCCCAGGCGCTTATCTAGTTAATAACCCAGGCGGTGCGGCAACGGGAACAACTGTTAACGTAATTGCAATCAATCCCACTGGTAGTGTAATTGATATTCCGCAACAAAATACAGATAGTGGGCCGTGGGGATCAAATACCGAAAGTAAAGATTTAACTACGGGTAATTATTCGTGGGCTGTTGAAAACCCTGGCTATGGTGGTCAGGTGAGAACTTTTGTTAAACAATAA
- a CDS encoding SusD/RagB family nutrient-binding outer membrane lipoprotein has translation MKNNHIKYKTLILSALVLLNFGCKKTLDINVSPNNPLIETTTPEVLFPSAVGSTAGRVGGELTIIGGIWAQYYTQANASNQYKTIDAYALTRNDFNGNYNELFSGALADYQLAIKLAVARSDWRYNLMATVMKAYTYQVLVDLYDKVPYTEALKGLDNLQPKFDDGYTVYVGLLAEIDAALAKDYTSVELNKDQKKTDFLFGGDMDLWTKFANTLKLKMYLRMINAKPAEAQAGITKLYTDGANFLTTNAGIATFEDAPNNSNPFYEYNVRRLNTTTNLRASKTFTSWLAVNGDPRAKYYFGTLTPVPMNQGDYTATAVEQPTYAGATVFAQSAKDPVWFISAAESYLMQAEALERYYGGAGAAAMYKEGVIAAFAQVGLNVDKIPVPYLNYSAGTFEQKLEQIIVQKWASFAGSHSLEGFFEQERTGYPKISAVYSTDDNYIPGQWVYSKNGVTSGLFPKRLVFPASSRDRNSNTPAEVPITTKVWWGK, from the coding sequence ATGAAAAATAATCATATCAAATATAAAACGCTGATATTATCAGCATTGGTGCTTCTTAATTTTGGATGTAAGAAAACACTAGATATCAATGTAAGCCCAAATAACCCATTGATTGAAACGACCACACCTGAAGTATTGTTCCCTTCAGCGGTAGGTTCAACTGCGGGACGCGTTGGTGGCGAATTAACAATCATTGGCGGCATTTGGGCTCAATATTATACGCAGGCAAATGCTTCAAATCAATATAAAACCATTGATGCTTATGCTTTAACCCGTAACGATTTTAATGGTAATTATAATGAACTGTTTTCAGGCGCTTTAGCTGATTATCAATTAGCTATAAAATTGGCTGTGGCCAGAAGCGATTGGCGTTATAATTTAATGGCAACGGTAATGAAAGCTTACACCTATCAGGTACTTGTAGATTTATATGATAAAGTACCCTATACCGAAGCATTAAAAGGCCTGGATAATTTACAGCCTAAATTTGACGATGGTTACACCGTTTATGTAGGTTTGCTGGCCGAAATAGATGCCGCGTTAGCTAAGGATTACACCAGTGTTGAATTGAACAAGGATCAGAAAAAAACAGATTTCCTTTTCGGTGGAGACATGGATCTTTGGACAAAATTTGCGAATACTTTAAAGCTAAAAATGTATTTAAGGATGATAAATGCAAAACCTGCAGAAGCACAGGCAGGCATTACAAAATTGTATACAGATGGCGCAAATTTCTTGACCACGAATGCGGGTATAGCCACGTTCGAAGATGCACCTAATAATAGTAATCCTTTTTATGAATATAACGTTCGCCGTTTAAATACCACTACTAACCTAAGGGCAAGTAAAACATTTACGAGTTGGTTAGCAGTTAATGGTGATCCAAGGGCTAAGTATTATTTTGGAACACTTACTCCTGTACCTATGAATCAGGGTGATTATACGGCAACTGCGGTTGAACAACCTACCTATGCAGGAGCAACTGTTTTTGCGCAATCGGCTAAAGATCCCGTATGGTTTATTTCGGCTGCCGAATCTTATTTAATGCAGGCCGAAGCGCTTGAGCGTTATTATGGTGGCGCTGGTGCAGCAGCAATGTATAAGGAAGGTGTTATTGCAGCTTTTGCTCAGGTAGGATTAAATGTAGATAAGATCCCGGTTCCTTATTTAAATTACTCAGCAGGTACTTTCGAACAAAAATTAGAGCAGATCATCGTTCAAAAATGGGCTTCTTTTGCAGGTTCACATAGTTTGGAAGGTTTCTTTGAACAGGAACGTACTGGTTATCCAAAAATAAGTGCGGTGTATTCTACTGATGATAACTATATTCCTGGCCAATGGGTGTATTCGAAAAACGGGGTAACTTCAGGTTTGTTTCCTAAGCGTTTGGTATTTCCCGCATCATCAAGGGATAGGAATAGTAATACACCAGCGGAAGTTCCAATTACGACTAAGGTTTGGTGGGGTAAATAA